A region from the Flavobacteriales bacterium genome encodes:
- the bshC gene encoding bacillithiol biosynthesis cysteine-adding enzyme BshC, producing MERISYAATGRFAPIVLDYLNDDERLREHRQYAFSKEGLMQAVAERQFPAHARQQLVAALARQYSGLQPHEAVRATIDRLANDGTLTVTAGHQLCLFTGPLYVPLKIMNTVRLARDLSSWTGRAVVPVFWLASEDHDRAEVDHAWLHGKKVEWTGIAGGAVGRMKLQGIGAVLDNAIALLGKGPFAEEIEGHLRAAYTEDRTLTEATRHFINAMFGRYGVVCLDGDDPHLKRQFTPVLGEELLNQVTARTVQYANAKLGEHYSEQAHVRDINLFLLGEGRRDRISVEDNGYSVSGEARKHSADELVGLSQQAPELFSPNVLLRPVYQETVLPNVAYIGGGGEVAYWLQLRWLFQGMRVPMPVVVLRTSAQLMSRADVDRLKELGLAPSDLFAPLDTVNARLASSLSTIDTDLSIEHTELSAFYSKLAARAKGIDPTLEASVLGEGQKALKGLESVGGKFVRAAKRDQELALSRLAKIHERFLPGGALHERRDNFLPWYVEHGPALLDRLLAIDPLEKQMTILRF from the coding sequence TTGGAGCGCATCAGCTATGCCGCAACGGGACGTTTCGCGCCGATTGTCCTGGACTACTTGAACGATGACGAGCGTCTTCGTGAACACCGTCAGTACGCCTTCAGCAAAGAGGGCTTGATGCAGGCCGTGGCTGAGCGGCAATTCCCGGCCCATGCCAGGCAGCAACTGGTGGCGGCTCTGGCCCGGCAATACTCCGGCCTTCAACCGCACGAAGCAGTGCGTGCCACCATCGACCGGCTGGCGAACGATGGCACCCTGACGGTCACCGCTGGTCACCAGCTGTGTCTGTTCACGGGCCCACTTTACGTGCCCCTCAAGATCATGAACACGGTGAGGCTGGCCCGTGACCTTTCTTCATGGACGGGTCGCGCCGTGGTACCGGTTTTCTGGCTGGCCAGCGAGGACCACGACCGGGCTGAAGTGGACCACGCCTGGTTGCACGGCAAGAAGGTGGAATGGACGGGCATTGCCGGCGGTGCGGTTGGACGGATGAAGCTCCAGGGTATCGGCGCGGTGCTGGACAACGCCATCGCCCTTCTGGGAAAGGGCCCCTTCGCGGAAGAAATCGAAGGGCACCTGCGTGCCGCGTACACCGAAGACCGCACGCTCACCGAGGCCACCAGGCACTTCATCAATGCCATGTTCGGCCGTTACGGGGTGGTGTGCTTGGATGGGGACGACCCGCACCTGAAGCGCCAGTTCACCCCCGTATTGGGTGAAGAACTGTTGAATCAGGTGACAGCGCGCACGGTGCAATACGCCAACGCCAAACTGGGCGAACACTACAGCGAACAGGCGCACGTGCGCGACATCAACTTGTTCCTGCTCGGCGAGGGCAGGAGGGACCGGATCTCCGTGGAAGACAATGGATATTCGGTGTCCGGTGAAGCGCGCAAGCACAGTGCGGACGAACTTGTCGGTCTATCGCAGCAAGCGCCGGAACTGTTCAGCCCGAACGTTCTGCTCCGCCCCGTTTACCAAGAGACCGTTCTACCGAACGTGGCCTACATCGGCGGTGGCGGCGAAGTGGCCTATTGGCTTCAACTACGTTGGCTTTTCCAAGGGATGCGGGTGCCCATGCCGGTGGTGGTGCTACGGACCAGCGCCCAGTTGATGTCACGAGCGGATGTTGACCGGCTCAAGGAACTCGGGTTGGCTCCTTCGGATCTCTTTGCTCCCTTGGATACGGTGAATGCCCGGCTGGCCAGTTCGCTCAGCACGATCGATACCGACCTTTCCATTGAGCACACGGAATTGTCAGCGTTCTATTCCAAGCTCGCAGCACGGGCCAAAGGGATCGATCCTACCCTCGAAGCAAGTGTGCTGGGAGAAGGCCAGAAGGCCCTGAAGGGGTTGGAGTCCGTTGGCGGCAAGTTCGTCCGTGCGGCAAAGCGAGATCAGGAACTGGCTCTATCACGGTTGGCCAAGATCCACGAGCGCTTTCTGCCTGGCGGTGCGCTCCACGAGCGTCGGGACAACTTCTTGCCTTGGTATGTTGAGCATGGTCCTGCATTGCTGGACAGATTGCTGGCCATTGATCCGCTGGAGAAGCAGATGACGATCCTGCGGTTCTGA
- a CDS encoding T9SS type A sorting domain-containing protein, translating to MTMFNRLASTLVLGFVITSLTAQDTVRVQTLTFDSITTRRGWWVFPDTTHTYRKVLMHHTLKCDPQTTQDQYACGEWDYLTYNMVHLHTGLLDSNAVQHPWFKVGVQAPDSAEQSVVPGSHQYARLVLSGSVLSVNTETISALGTGNALDTMALDHAEATVRSQYLYSAGDLVGAGMVGGVPINQLRFPITSGAGSARVVVSLGTTTNTVLADFEETMVRVFDNTVDLAADTLVLTLGQPYHFDGTGNIVLELALYNENPLVGAALVASDDGQPVGVQQAGADGFVHLNNDFIGVKADSLATLGSAVTITLRVWGDDALPMSTTVLEAVDAQERRILNVHLPWSDSRVYWDAGNDGSGYDRIDKAASASNIKGQWNDWAFVKNTATGSMKIYLNGALWHSGTGKTKPLSGITRFKLGSDANGNVPYQGKLDEVNIFRTEVSAATIAAWAGRKVDPSHPDHNALLQQFSFDEPHTVQHATNVANPAEMAWCMGTVRRDRVPATELNTAPQQLTHRPDVIFVQGDHVIQLDTNMVLDEVPREQLSVEHFAVQGNSVVPIDTLFGGLGGWNYTHDTGGNVVDSNYWAGTWHFNNTLYYFSIPFPEVIDYEIGRYITPYGIGLSLGASGFRWTFDVTDYQWLLHDSVELSAGNQQELIDLEFEMIEGMPARPVVQHTRPWGGLSSFSYANLDNDVSLPAVTVATHPDATQWNLRARFTGHGHNSNNGQYPHCCEWKDNTHYAFANGSQIDEWHIWQENDCALNPVYPQGGTWLGSREGWCPGDLVKDHSIEITPYVSGGQVTLDYDITPVPTNNQGMGGGNYVVNMDLFEYGPSTHALDAEVYMVKRTNDEAYYGRENPMCTPPLVTLRNAGTTTLTSVTFTYGVSGGSALTHTWNGTMAIGEQEDVELPVTDGAFWQGDGTNQFTVSVSAPNGGADAYADNNSYTTHFELPEVFAGNFIINYRTNNRPWENTLTITDMWGSVVHSRANHTANTVYSDTLSLWDGCYTMEFLDSGNDGLTYWADTQQGSGYFRFRSLTGSLLENFETEFGRRIFKAFVIGNMVGVEEQTITAGFAVYPNPNDGRFTLRADGLDGPQQLRVLDMSGRVVLSEQWNTTTSTVRTIDLGDAANGIYVVTLSSPDGTLQQRILVD from the coding sequence ATGACCATGTTCAATCGCTTGGCAAGCACCTTGGTGCTGGGCTTCGTCATCACCTCCTTGACAGCCCAAGACACTGTTCGTGTGCAAACGCTCACCTTCGACAGCATCACCACACGGCGCGGCTGGTGGGTATTCCCGGACACGACGCACACCTACCGAAAGGTGCTGATGCACCACACCTTGAAATGCGACCCGCAGACCACCCAGGACCAATACGCCTGCGGGGAATGGGACTACCTCACCTACAACATGGTGCACCTGCACACAGGTCTGTTGGACAGCAACGCTGTGCAGCACCCTTGGTTCAAGGTGGGCGTTCAAGCGCCCGACAGCGCTGAGCAGTCCGTTGTTCCGGGTTCGCACCAGTATGCACGGCTGGTGCTTAGCGGCAGTGTGCTCAGCGTGAACACTGAGACCATCAGCGCTCTTGGAACGGGCAACGCCCTGGATACAATGGCATTGGACCATGCCGAGGCCACGGTGCGCTCGCAATACCTCTACTCCGCTGGCGACCTGGTCGGCGCCGGAATGGTGGGCGGGGTACCGATCAACCAACTACGGTTCCCGATCACTTCAGGGGCCGGTTCCGCCCGTGTCGTTGTGAGCTTGGGCACAACCACCAATACGGTGCTTGCCGACTTTGAAGAAACCATGGTGCGCGTTTTCGACAATACGGTGGACCTGGCCGCGGACACGCTGGTTTTGACCCTTGGACAGCCGTACCACTTTGACGGCACGGGGAACATCGTGCTGGAACTTGCACTGTACAATGAGAACCCCCTCGTTGGCGCCGCTCTGGTTGCCAGCGACGATGGCCAGCCCGTGGGTGTGCAGCAGGCCGGTGCAGATGGTTTTGTGCACCTCAACAATGACTTCATCGGTGTGAAGGCCGACAGCCTTGCCACACTGGGGAGTGCCGTTACGATCACGCTGCGTGTTTGGGGTGATGATGCCCTTCCAATGAGCACTACCGTGCTTGAAGCCGTGGACGCCCAAGAACGGCGCATCCTGAACGTGCATTTGCCTTGGAGCGACAGCCGCGTGTACTGGGATGCCGGTAACGATGGTAGCGGCTACGACCGTATCGACAAGGCGGCGTCCGCTTCCAACATCAAGGGACAGTGGAACGACTGGGCCTTCGTAAAGAACACGGCGACGGGCAGCATGAAGATCTACCTGAACGGGGCGCTCTGGCACAGTGGAACCGGCAAAACCAAACCGCTCTCCGGTATCACCCGGTTCAAACTGGGCAGCGATGCCAACGGCAATGTTCCGTACCAAGGCAAGCTCGATGAGGTGAACATCTTCCGCACTGAAGTGAGCGCCGCCACCATTGCAGCCTGGGCCGGCCGTAAGGTGGACCCTTCGCACCCCGACCACAACGCGCTTTTGCAACAATTCAGTTTCGATGAACCGCACACCGTTCAACACGCGACCAATGTGGCCAACCCCGCCGAGATGGCATGGTGCATGGGAACGGTGCGCCGCGATCGCGTCCCCGCAACCGAACTCAACACTGCACCGCAGCAACTTACACATCGGCCTGATGTCATCTTCGTACAAGGCGACCATGTGATCCAACTGGACACGAACATGGTGCTGGACGAAGTGCCCCGCGAGCAGTTGAGCGTAGAACACTTCGCGGTGCAGGGGAACAGCGTTGTGCCCATTGACACGCTCTTCGGCGGTCTTGGTGGGTGGAACTACACCCACGATACGGGCGGGAACGTGGTCGATTCGAACTACTGGGCAGGTACCTGGCACTTCAACAACACGCTGTACTACTTCAGTATACCCTTCCCGGAGGTCATCGACTATGAGATCGGGCGCTACATCACACCGTACGGCATCGGCCTTTCGCTGGGTGCGAGCGGCTTCCGTTGGACGTTCGATGTCACCGACTACCAATGGCTGCTGCATGACAGCGTGGAGCTGAGCGCAGGCAACCAGCAGGAACTCATCGATCTGGAGTTCGAGATGATCGAAGGCATGCCTGCACGGCCTGTCGTGCAGCATACACGCCCATGGGGCGGATTGAGTTCATTCAGCTATGCCAACCTGGACAATGACGTATCCCTCCCGGCCGTAACCGTGGCAACCCACCCGGACGCAACGCAGTGGAACCTGCGCGCACGCTTCACCGGGCATGGGCACAACAGCAACAATGGCCAGTACCCGCATTGTTGCGAGTGGAAGGACAACACGCACTACGCTTTTGCGAACGGCTCGCAGATCGACGAGTGGCACATCTGGCAGGAGAACGATTGCGCCCTGAACCCGGTGTACCCGCAAGGTGGCACTTGGCTGGGCAGCCGCGAAGGCTGGTGCCCCGGCGATCTGGTGAAGGACCACAGCATCGAGATCACCCCGTATGTGAGCGGAGGACAAGTCACGCTGGACTACGACATCACACCCGTGCCCACCAACAATCAAGGCATGGGCGGCGGCAACTACGTGGTGAACATGGACCTCTTCGAGTACGGGCCAAGCACGCACGCTTTGGATGCCGAGGTGTACATGGTGAAGCGCACCAATGATGAAGCCTACTACGGACGTGAGAACCCCATGTGCACGCCGCCCTTGGTGACCCTGCGCAACGCGGGAACCACGACATTGACGAGTGTGACCTTCACCTACGGTGTGAGCGGCGGAAGCGCGCTGACGCACACCTGGAACGGCACCATGGCCATCGGAGAGCAAGAGGATGTTGAACTGCCCGTGACCGATGGCGCCTTCTGGCAAGGCGATGGCACCAACCAGTTCACCGTGAGCGTGAGCGCACCGAACGGAGGAGCCGATGCCTACGCGGACAACAACAGCTACACCACGCACTTCGAACTTCCCGAGGTCTTCGCAGGCAACTTCATCATCAACTACCGCACGAACAACCGGCCGTGGGAGAACACGCTCACCATAACGGACATGTGGGGCAGCGTGGTGCACAGCCGCGCCAACCACACGGCCAACACGGTATACAGCGACACGCTCTCCTTGTGGGACGGGTGCTACACGATGGAGTTCCTCGATAGCGGCAACGATGGGCTCACCTACTGGGCCGACACGCAGCAAGGCAGCGGCTACTTCCGGTTCCGCAGCCTAACGGGAAGCCTGCTCGAGAATTTCGAAACGGAGTTCGGGCGGCGCATCTTCAAGGCGTTCGTCATCGGTAACATGGTCGGGGTTGAAGAGCAGACCATTACCGCCGGCTTTGCGGTATACCCCAACCCCAACGATGGGCGCTTCACCCTACGTGCGGACGGCTTGGACGGCCCCCAACAACTTCGTGTGCTCGACATGAGCGGGCGCGTTGTACTGAGCGAACAATGGAACACCACGACTTCCACGGTGCGCACCATCGACCTCGGTGACGCCGCCAACGGCATCTACGTCGTAACGCTCTCTTCACCGGACGGAACGCTCCAACAGCGCATCCTCGTGGATTGA
- a CDS encoding peptidase C1: MPIRMTPDEPGDDQRQRPQMPRQRGGGFPNIGGGGGGGMIGMLLPMLLKNPKLLLIGVAILAVIYFMGGMDGCGGAMPDDPNNPGGGGGITDVISNLFNKGATLDPAEYDKAEVYEPLADNVKNPLPERASLDAFAPPRLNQGQQGSCVAWASAYAARSIVQNKATGAAPNKGTAFSPSFMYNRIKIENSGCQGSYILRAMDDMLKRGAVPLSQFAYTDQSCSTRPDAAVEQSASRYKIKGFQRLSKSDDPQSPVDMVAMKQYLSQGSPIVIGMMVGGTFMQEMQGQDVWLPSASDQRMAGFGGHAMCVIGYDDYKLGGQNGGAFQIMNSWGTEWGKNGIAWVPYDAFQYFTKEAYAVYPMGESAEVKPANFDIRFGLAVVDDKGKATGENIALKHMDGRTFRTERPLPKGTRFKVEVTNNLECYTYIFGQETNGTTYTLFPYTPKHSPYCGVTGTRVFPKDFSLELDDVGTMDVMAIMVTNQPFDYPAINKALTANAGQGLNAKLEAVLGGELTGANSAQYQQGATFGAKAPASANALAIVIEVEKR; encoded by the coding sequence ATGCCCATCAGAATGACCCCGGACGAGCCGGGCGATGACCAACGCCAACGGCCCCAGATGCCCCGCCAACGCGGTGGCGGTTTCCCGAACATCGGTGGCGGCGGCGGCGGCGGCATGATCGGCATGCTGCTGCCGATGCTTTTGAAGAACCCCAAGCTGCTGCTCATCGGTGTGGCCATCCTGGCCGTCATCTATTTCATGGGCGGCATGGACGGTTGCGGTGGTGCCATGCCCGACGACCCTAACAACCCGGGTGGCGGTGGAGGCATCACCGATGTCATCAGCAACCTCTTCAACAAGGGCGCAACGCTGGACCCTGCCGAGTACGACAAAGCAGAAGTGTACGAGCCGCTGGCCGACAACGTGAAGAACCCGCTGCCGGAACGCGCCTCTCTCGATGCCTTCGCCCCACCCCGCTTGAACCAAGGACAGCAAGGCAGCTGTGTGGCATGGGCCAGTGCCTACGCCGCACGCTCCATAGTGCAGAACAAGGCTACTGGCGCGGCGCCGAACAAAGGCACGGCCTTCAGCCCAAGCTTCATGTACAACCGCATCAAGATCGAGAACAGCGGTTGCCAGGGGAGCTACATCCTGCGCGCCATGGACGACATGCTGAAGCGCGGCGCGGTTCCCCTCAGCCAGTTCGCCTACACCGACCAGAGCTGCAGCACCCGGCCCGACGCCGCTGTGGAACAGAGCGCATCGCGTTACAAGATCAAGGGTTTCCAGCGCCTGAGCAAAAGCGACGACCCGCAGAGCCCCGTGGACATGGTAGCCATGAAGCAATACCTGTCACAGGGTTCCCCCATCGTCATCGGCATGATGGTCGGTGGCACCTTCATGCAGGAGATGCAGGGCCAGGACGTATGGCTGCCCTCGGCCAGCGACCAGCGCATGGCGGGCTTCGGCGGCCATGCCATGTGCGTGATCGGCTACGACGACTACAAGCTGGGCGGCCAAAACGGTGGCGCCTTCCAGATCATGAACAGTTGGGGCACCGAGTGGGGCAAGAACGGCATTGCCTGGGTGCCCTATGACGCTTTCCAGTACTTCACCAAGGAGGCCTACGCTGTTTATCCGATGGGCGAAAGCGCCGAGGTGAAGCCCGCCAACTTCGACATCCGCTTCGGCCTGGCCGTGGTGGACGACAAGGGCAAGGCCACCGGCGAGAACATCGCTCTCAAACACATGGACGGCCGCACCTTCCGCACGGAGCGACCGCTGCCAAAGGGCACACGCTTCAAGGTGGAAGTGACCAACAACCTGGAGTGCTACACGTACATCTTCGGGCAGGAAACGAACGGCACCACCTACACACTGTTCCCTTACACGCCCAAACACTCGCCGTACTGCGGCGTTACCGGCACGCGTGTCTTCCCCAAGGACTTCAGTCTCGAACTGGACGATGTGGGCACCATGGATGTAATGGCCATCATGGTCACCAACCAGCCGTTCGACTACCCCGCCATCAATAAAGCGCTTACCGCGAACGCGGGCCAAGGCCTGAACGCAAAGCTCGAAGCGGTGCTGGGCGGCGAACTCACCGGTGCGAACTCGGCGCAATACCAGCAAGGCGCCACGTTCGGAGCGAAGGCACCGGCAAGCGCGAACGCGTTGGCCATTGTGATCGAAGTGGAGAAGCGTTAG
- the clpB gene encoding ATP-dependent chaperone ClpB, which produces MDLNKFTLRSQQAVEAAQRMTMEHGHQAIETGHLLKAILEVDKDVAPFLLNKLNANLPVLSQALDRIVGGYPKVQGGQPGQVSRNSATALQKAIGSLKEFSDEYVSIEHLLLGLLDGSDNTAQLLKDNGITRKDLVAAIKQLRKGERVTSQGQEETYNALNKYAKNLNQLARENKLDPVIGRDEEIRRTLQILSRRTKNNPILIGEPGVGKTAIAEGIAQRIATGDVPDDLRTKQVFSLDMGALVAGAKYKGEFEERLKAVVKEVISAEGNIVLFIDEIHTLVGAGGGEGAMDAANILKPALARGELRAIGATTLNEYQKFFEKDKALERRFQKVLVDEPGREDAISILRGLKAKYEHHHKVLIKDAAIIAAVELSQRYITDRFLPDKAIDLMDEAASKLRMEMNSKPEELDEIERRIMQLEIEREAIKRENDESQLTHLNKELAELGAQRDAFKARWEAERQLVLKVNEAKEKLEQLTFDAAQAEREGDFGKVAELRYGRMKETEDALAKAKSELAAVESASKMIKEEVDVEEIANVVSRWTGIPVTRMMEAERTKLLRLEDELQKRVVGQEEAVRAVADAVRRSRSGLGDEKRPVGSFIFLGTTGVGKTELAKALCGYLFNDDNAMVRIDMSEYQERHTVSRLVGAPPGYIGHDDGGQLTEAVRRKPYSVVLLDEIEKAHPDVFNVLLQVLDDGRLTDSKGRVVNFKNTIVIMTSNIGSNIIQENFEKLDAHNSDEVIERTKREVLDLLRRSVRPEFLNRIDETIVFRPLNRNDVHAIVRLQLDELMNKLAEKDIHLTPSPQLIDHIAESGYDPQFGARPIKRMIQKELLNELSRQIIAGKVETGVLQVMDVFDGRIVFRKPIDENEKNGHGVAADGKTKAKK; this is translated from the coding sequence ATGGACCTGAACAAATTCACCCTTCGCAGCCAGCAGGCGGTTGAGGCCGCCCAAAGAATGACCATGGAGCATGGCCACCAAGCCATTGAGACCGGTCACCTCCTGAAGGCCATTCTTGAAGTGGACAAGGACGTGGCGCCCTTCCTACTGAACAAGCTGAACGCAAACCTTCCCGTGCTCTCACAAGCGCTCGACCGCATTGTTGGTGGTTATCCGAAGGTGCAAGGCGGACAGCCGGGACAGGTCTCACGCAACTCGGCCACGGCCCTTCAGAAAGCCATCGGCTCCTTGAAGGAGTTCAGCGACGAGTACGTGAGCATCGAACACCTGCTGCTCGGATTGCTCGATGGTTCGGACAACACGGCCCAGTTGCTCAAGGACAACGGCATCACGCGCAAGGATCTCGTGGCGGCCATCAAGCAACTGCGGAAAGGCGAGCGTGTAACGAGCCAGGGCCAGGAGGAGACCTACAACGCACTCAACAAGTACGCGAAGAACCTCAACCAGTTGGCGCGGGAGAACAAGCTCGACCCGGTGATCGGCCGCGACGAGGAGATCCGCCGTACGCTGCAGATCCTCAGCCGCCGCACCAAGAACAACCCCATCCTCATCGGTGAGCCCGGGGTGGGCAAAACCGCCATCGCGGAAGGCATCGCACAGCGCATCGCCACCGGGGACGTGCCGGACGACCTGCGGACCAAACAGGTGTTCAGTCTCGATATGGGTGCATTGGTGGCCGGGGCCAAGTACAAAGGCGAGTTCGAGGAGCGGCTGAAGGCCGTTGTGAAGGAGGTCATCTCGGCAGAAGGCAACATCGTGCTCTTCATCGACGAGATCCATACGCTCGTTGGTGCTGGCGGTGGTGAAGGCGCCATGGATGCGGCCAATATCCTAAAGCCTGCACTGGCCCGAGGGGAGTTGCGCGCGATCGGCGCCACCACGCTGAACGAGTACCAGAAGTTCTTCGAGAAGGACAAGGCGTTGGAACGCCGCTTCCAGAAAGTGCTCGTGGACGAACCGGGGCGCGAGGATGCCATCAGCATCCTGCGTGGCTTGAAGGCCAAGTACGAGCACCATCACAAGGTGCTCATCAAGGATGCCGCCATCATCGCAGCGGTGGAACTGAGCCAGCGATACATCACCGACCGGTTCCTGCCGGACAAGGCGATCGACCTGATGGACGAAGCCGCGAGCAAGCTGCGCATGGAAATGAACAGCAAGCCGGAGGAGCTCGATGAGATCGAGCGCCGCATCATGCAGTTGGAGATCGAAAGGGAAGCGATCAAGCGTGAAAACGACGAAAGCCAGCTTACACACCTGAACAAGGAACTGGCCGAGCTCGGCGCGCAGCGTGATGCGTTCAAAGCACGCTGGGAGGCGGAGCGGCAGCTAGTCCTGAAGGTGAACGAGGCCAAAGAAAAATTGGAGCAACTGACCTTCGATGCAGCACAAGCCGAGCGGGAAGGCGATTTCGGCAAGGTGGCCGAGCTGCGTTACGGGCGCATGAAGGAGACCGAGGATGCTCTTGCGAAGGCCAAGTCCGAGCTGGCGGCCGTGGAGAGCGCCAGCAAGATGATCAAGGAAGAGGTGGACGTGGAGGAGATCGCCAACGTGGTGAGCCGCTGGACAGGCATACCTGTGACCCGCATGATGGAGGCCGAACGCACGAAACTCCTGCGCCTCGAGGACGAACTGCAGAAACGCGTGGTGGGCCAGGAAGAAGCAGTGCGCGCCGTAGCCGATGCCGTGCGCCGCAGCCGGAGCGGTCTCGGTGACGAGAAGCGGCCGGTCGGATCGTTCATTTTCCTGGGCACCACAGGTGTTGGCAAGACCGAACTGGCCAAAGCCCTGTGCGGGTACCTCTTCAATGACGACAACGCCATGGTGCGCATCGACATGAGCGAGTACCAGGAACGGCACACGGTGAGCCGGTTGGTGGGCGCCCCTCCGGGCTACATCGGCCACGACGATGGTGGACAGCTCACCGAAGCCGTGCGTCGCAAACCGTACAGTGTGGTGCTGCTCGATGAGATCGAGAAGGCGCACCCTGATGTCTTCAACGTACTGCTGCAGGTGCTCGACGATGGACGACTGACCGACAGCAAGGGCCGTGTGGTGAACTTCAAGAACACCATCGTCATCATGACGAGCAACATCGGCAGCAACATCATCCAGGAGAACTTCGAGAAGTTGGATGCGCACAACAGCGATGAGGTGATCGAACGCACCAAACGCGAAGTGCTGGACCTGCTGCGCCGCAGCGTTCGACCGGAGTTCCTCAACCGCATCGACGAGACCATCGTGTTCCGTCCGCTCAACCGCAACGATGTGCATGCCATCGTGCGACTGCAATTGGATGAACTGATGAACAAGCTCGCCGAGAAGGACATCCATCTCACCCCAAGCCCCCAGCTCATCGACCACATTGCCGAGAGCGGATATGATCCACAGTTCGGGGCGCGGCCCATCAAACGCATGATCCAAAAGGAACTGCTCAATGAGCTGAGCCGCCAGATCATCGCTGGCAAAGTGGAGACCGGCGTGCTGCAGGTGATGGACGTGTTCGACGGACGCATCGTGTTCCGCAAGCCCATTGATGAAAATGAAAAGAACGGGCACGGAGTTGCAGCGGATGGCAAGACGAAGGCGAAGAAGTGA
- a CDS encoding histidine phosphatase family protein has protein sequence MLTLYLIRHAKSSWDDPLQTDFHRPLNARGLRDAPAMAAHFAARREPVDLLISSPATRALTTSQHVAAALGATDDSIVQEPRLYLADLSTWRSVLNDLPASARSVALFSHNPGISECCEWLSSAGLGELPTCAMVCIDMGVDEWKALARGTGTVRWHDYPKKHPHLQ, from the coding sequence ATGCTCACGCTGTACCTCATCCGGCACGCGAAGAGCAGTTGGGACGACCCGCTGCAAACAGACTTCCACCGCCCTCTGAACGCGCGCGGCTTGCGTGATGCACCGGCGATGGCTGCTCATTTTGCAGCAAGGAGGGAACCCGTTGATCTGTTGATAAGCAGCCCTGCAACCAGGGCCCTTACCACTTCGCAACACGTTGCGGCTGCTTTGGGTGCAACGGACGACAGCATCGTACAAGAGCCCAGGCTCTATTTGGCCGACTTGTCCACGTGGCGTTCAGTGTTGAACGACCTGCCCGCGAGCGCCAGAAGCGTCGCGCTCTTCTCGCACAACCCCGGGATAAGCGAGTGTTGCGAATGGCTAAGCAGTGCTGGATTGGGCGAGTTGCCGACCTGCGCCATGGTATGCATCGACATGGGGGTAGATGAGTGGAAGGCCCTTGCCCGCGGAACCGGCACCGTGCGCTGGCACGACTACCCGAAGAAACATCCGCACCTCCAATAG